In the genome of Taurinivorans muris, one region contains:
- the csm5 gene encoding type III-A CRISPR-associated RAMP protein Csm5, producing MISLQNIHNNFVPVRLEFLSPVHIGSGEMLSPLEYQIFEEQSGQYIVCTIDFDGWINSLTPDEAKAVASKFSLSNQTQIWEYLRNTIDRNVFIKTKSKTNEEIHQKYKVRLKGTNKSENELAPAIRNAYTSAIVIPGSSIKGAIRTAIIDYYDNGRLIQAYLTGANNKEKSRNYEAELKHLFGDIKENAFKQLKVSDFELLPGESEFVQAVQYAKNNPEERLMNPVCEVAPIWAKPKYGKIYLGSFTAHEYAKKPLEDWTFENLCKVCNQFYLKRFNAEYEKFYKLPHFVQARNFIDGIRNKVQTENALLLRIGHYSHVECVTVENAAPKTRPNPKTKKPMPCGTTRTLADGKYPFGWVLLHKCSAEDAEQGKMQEEQARQEIIANLQARKALFLTAKNTEYEAKQKLLSAQRKQEEEQARKAREEALRLQKEQEQKEAEKLARKQAEQAQKEAEEQRLASLSPEERLVELVLLKKAGKEEVLKVYERIDNLDNKIQIAEAIRAFWQKEKIWSGKLKENQKIRVDKITAILRAK from the coding sequence ATGATTTCATTACAAAATATTCATAATAATTTTGTGCCTGTCCGTCTGGAATTTTTATCTCCGGTGCATATTGGTTCCGGGGAAATGCTTTCTCCTTTGGAATATCAAATTTTTGAAGAACAATCAGGACAATATATTGTTTGTACCATTGATTTTGACGGCTGGATAAACAGCTTGACTCCAGATGAAGCAAAAGCCGTTGCATCAAAATTTTCTCTGTCAAATCAGACGCAAATTTGGGAATATCTGCGAAATACGATTGACAGAAACGTTTTTATAAAAACAAAAAGCAAGACAAACGAAGAAATACATCAGAAATATAAAGTCCGTTTGAAAGGAACAAATAAATCAGAGAATGAATTAGCCCCTGCTATTAGAAATGCCTATACGTCTGCAATAGTTATTCCTGGTTCATCAATAAAAGGGGCAATCCGTACTGCGATTATTGATTATTATGATAACGGCAGATTAATACAAGCGTATTTAACTGGAGCAAATAACAAAGAAAAAAGCAGAAACTATGAAGCAGAACTAAAACATTTGTTTGGTGACATTAAAGAAAATGCCTTTAAGCAATTAAAGGTTTCAGATTTTGAGTTATTGCCTGGGGAAAGCGAATTTGTACAAGCCGTGCAATATGCGAAAAACAATCCTGAAGAACGGTTGATGAACCCTGTTTGCGAAGTTGCGCCCATTTGGGCAAAACCAAAATACGGAAAGATTTATCTTGGCAGTTTTACAGCTCATGAATATGCAAAAAAACCTTTAGAAGATTGGACATTTGAAAATTTATGCAAGGTCTGCAATCAGTTTTATTTAAAACGTTTTAATGCAGAATATGAAAAATTTTATAAACTGCCTCATTTTGTGCAGGCTCGGAATTTCATTGACGGCATACGGAACAAGGTACAGACAGAAAATGCCCTTTTATTGCGTATAGGGCATTATTCCCATGTGGAATGCGTAACGGTTGAAAATGCCGCTCCTAAAACACGTCCAAATCCCAAGACCAAAAAGCCCATGCCTTGTGGCACGACACGGACGCTGGCAGACGGCAAATATCCTTTTGGCTGGGTTTTACTGCATAAATGCTCTGCGGAAGATGCCGAACAGGGAAAAATGCAGGAAGAACAAGCCAGACAGGAAATTATTGCCAATTTGCAGGCGAGAAAAGCATTATTTTTAACAGCAAAAAATACCGAATACGAAGCAAAGCAAAAACTGCTTTCAGCACAGCGTAAACAAGAAGAAGAACAAGCAAGAAAAGCTCGGGAAGAAGCGCTGCGCCTGCAAAAAGAACAAGAGCAAAAAGAGGCGGAAAAACTCGCCCGCAAACAGGCGGAACAAGCCCAAAAAGAAGCGGAAGAACAGCGTCTGGCAAGCCTTTCTCCGGAAGAACGCCTTGTTGAACTTGTTTTATTGAAAAAAGCAGGCAAAGAGGAAGTGTTAAAAGTTTATGAGCGTATTGACAACTTGGACAATAAAATTCAAATTGCAGAAGCAATAAGAGCATTTTGGCAAAAGGAGAAAATTTGGTCTGGTAAACTTAAAGAAAATCAAAAAATCCGTGTGGATAAAATAACGGCAATATTGCGTGCAAAATAG
- a CDS encoding Card1-like endonuclease domain-containing protein → MEEQIPHFKTHICYVSAESMPNLLLCLDPALKPEKVYLLTSKEMVNNGKYGVLAQNFRNLGVQVERKELQDISLFSLQRVIEDFINALPDEAMTEFAFNITCGTKLMTMAAVSACNQCIEMFYVDTSNSKLFLLKEKKEYALSNFCNVQTILNSYGFRIVNKTQTKREHGKIIQILLNQRIGTIKILNALSARAKESKISKIEKMTPELDELLVKCEEAKLLERQGDTLIFADEDSRSFCNGIWLEEYVYQTLAQLELNKQIADYEGAVEIIYADRVVSNSDAKPDNELDALFVRENILYLVECKTCRMNDDKKSRDIMYKLDSLHNKIGGVFGRGILISLESLSENERKHAQKNNLIVIDDIQKIKNLRKALIEIFENEKRKK, encoded by the coding sequence ATGGAAGAACAAATTCCGCACTTTAAAACCCATATTTGTTATGTTTCCGCTGAATCCATGCCCAATCTTTTGTTGTGTCTTGACCCTGCGTTGAAACCTGAAAAGGTCTACCTTCTTACAAGCAAGGAAATGGTGAATAACGGTAAATATGGTGTGTTGGCTCAAAACTTCAGAAACTTGGGAGTGCAGGTAGAAAGGAAGGAGCTTCAGGATATTTCTCTTTTTTCTTTGCAGCGTGTTATTGAAGATTTTATTAATGCTTTGCCTGATGAAGCGATGACAGAATTTGCTTTCAACATTACCTGCGGAACAAAGCTTATGACTATGGCGGCAGTAAGCGCCTGCAATCAGTGCATAGAAATGTTTTATGTTGATACTTCCAATAGCAAACTATTTTTATTGAAAGAAAAGAAAGAGTATGCATTGTCTAATTTTTGTAATGTTCAAACTATTCTTAATAGTTATGGTTTTAGAATTGTTAATAAGACGCAAACAAAACGTGAACATGGCAAAATAATACAAATTCTGTTAAATCAACGTATTGGCACGATTAAAATATTGAATGCTCTGTCTGCACGGGCAAAAGAAAGTAAAATTTCTAAAATTGAAAAGATGACACCAGAGTTAGATGAGTTGCTTGTAAAATGTGAAGAGGCAAAATTGCTTGAACGACAGGGGGATACGCTTATTTTTGCGGATGAGGACAGCCGTTCTTTCTGTAATGGAATTTGGCTTGAAGAATATGTTTATCAAACTTTGGCTCAATTGGAACTCAATAAGCAGATTGCGGATTATGAAGGAGCTGTTGAAATTATTTATGCTGACAGAGTTGTTTCCAATAGTGATGCCAAACCCGATAATGAGCTTGACGCACTTTTTGTACGCGAGAACATTTTGTATCTTGTTGAATGCAAAACCTGCAGAATGAATGACGATAAAAAATCAAGAGATATAATGTATAAGCTGGATTCCTTGCATAATAAGATTGGAGGCGTATTTGGCCGCGGTATTTTGATTAGTCTTGAATCTCTTTCTGAAAATGAAAGAAAGCATGCACAAAAGAACAATCTTATTGTAATAGATGATATTCAAAAAATTAAAAATTTACGCAAAGCACTTATAGAAATTTTTGAAAATGAAAAAAGAAAAAAATAA
- the crn3 gene encoding CRISPR-associated ring nuclease Crn3/Csx3, producing the protein MVIYSIGVEVPITPTEPLPSLPVIPHGALVILEGRAPIWRYVMAFHALHGLASAVGIYDPRLGVVVVASHSTEYREGDILDIRI; encoded by the coding sequence ATGGTTATATATAGTATAGGAGTGGAAGTGCCCATTACCCCGACAGAACCTCTGCCTTCCCTTCCTGTCATTCCTCACGGGGCTTTGGTTATTCTTGAAGGCAGAGCTCCTATTTGGCGATATGTCATGGCATTTCATGCTTTGCATGGTTTGGCGAGTGCTGTGGGGATTTATGACCCTAGGCTCGGAGTTGTTGTTGTCGCAAGCCATTCGACGGAGTATCGCGAGGGTGATATTCTTGATATACGGATATGA
- a CDS encoding ATP-binding cassette domain-containing protein — translation MKKIPLLSIREYHQIFPVGKLHHIHALHNINLDIYPGEIFGLVGESGCGKSTLAKAVMGIHKPSKGEIFYKNQCISKSRIEKELKKTIQRSLQIIFQDSSVSLNPRMNIEDCMAEPFIIHKLFPNKKERQKKIAELLESVGMDSSFLQKIPAELSGGQKQRVCIARSLALEPELIIADEPVSSLDVSVQAQIINLFMKLRKEKNFSLLFIAHDLSMVQYLCDRVGVLYAGKLVEVAPADELFNSPMHPYTKMLLSAIPQPDPITEKNKTFTPQTNFLIPNHAKLKEISPEHFVLEE, via the coding sequence ATGAAAAAAATACCTCTGCTCTCAATACGCGAATATCACCAAATTTTTCCTGTCGGAAAACTGCACCATATCCATGCCCTGCACAATATCAATCTTGATATTTATCCCGGAGAAATTTTCGGATTGGTGGGCGAATCGGGCTGCGGAAAATCCACACTCGCAAAAGCGGTAATGGGAATACATAAGCCCAGTAAAGGAGAAATTTTCTATAAAAATCAGTGTATCTCAAAATCCCGCATAGAAAAAGAACTCAAAAAAACAATACAACGCTCTTTGCAAATCATTTTTCAAGATTCCTCCGTTTCTCTCAATCCCCGCATGAATATAGAAGACTGCATGGCGGAACCCTTTATTATCCATAAACTTTTTCCAAACAAGAAAGAACGGCAAAAAAAAATTGCCGAACTTCTTGAAAGCGTTGGAATGGACAGCTCATTTTTGCAAAAAATCCCTGCCGAACTTTCCGGCGGACAAAAACAGCGTGTCTGCATTGCAAGAAGCCTTGCCCTAGAGCCTGAACTTATTATCGCTGACGAGCCTGTTTCCTCTTTGGACGTTTCAGTGCAAGCCCAAATAATCAACCTTTTCATGAAACTGCGGAAAGAAAAAAACTTTTCCTTGCTTTTCATCGCACATGATTTATCCATGGTGCAATACCTTTGCGACAGGGTCGGCGTACTGTATGCCGGAAAACTTGTGGAAGTCGCTCCGGCGGACGAGCTTTTCAACTCTCCCATGCACCCCTATACGAAAATGCTGTTATCCGCCATTCCGCAGCCTGATCCGATCACAGAAAAAAACAAAACCTTTACCCCGCAAACAAACTTCCTCATCCCCAATCATGCAAAACTGAAAGAGATTTCCCCGGAACACTTTGTTTTGGAAGAATGA
- a CDS encoding ABC transporter ATP-binding protein: MKQILSIKNLSVSFTTNAGTVHAVRDISLNINEGETLAIVGESGCGKSVLCRSVMRILPDNAKIQGQILTNGYDIPKLGEREMCKIRGANFGMIFQDPMSALNPVVPIGKQITEALLRHKKMSKQKAMDRAVELLELVGIDNAKVRIWQQPHFFSGGMRQRCVLAIALALSPKILFADEPTTALDVTVQARMLDLLKDIQKKTGIAIVIVTHDLGVVAKIADKVAIMYAGKIIETGTAQEIFYQARHPYTWALLGALPSLTAPKSKLNPIQGMPPSLINPPKGDAFAYRNEYALAVDYTCHPPMFSLSDTHAAATWLLDERAPHIAPPQFIQKTSLKKL, translated from the coding sequence ATGAAACAAATTCTTTCAATCAAAAACCTTTCTGTTTCTTTTACGACGAATGCCGGCACCGTCCATGCTGTCCGGGATATTTCCCTTAATATCAATGAGGGGGAAACCCTCGCCATTGTCGGGGAATCCGGCTGCGGGAAATCCGTCTTATGCCGTTCCGTTATGAGAATATTGCCTGACAACGCGAAAATCCAAGGACAAATCCTGACAAACGGATACGATATTCCAAAACTTGGCGAACGTGAAATGTGCAAAATCCGCGGCGCAAATTTCGGCATGATATTCCAAGACCCCATGTCAGCTCTCAATCCTGTGGTGCCTATTGGAAAACAAATCACGGAAGCTCTTTTGCGGCACAAAAAAATGTCCAAACAAAAAGCCATGGACCGCGCTGTTGAACTTTTGGAGCTTGTGGGCATTGACAATGCAAAAGTCCGTATTTGGCAGCAGCCGCACTTTTTTTCGGGCGGCATGCGCCAGCGCTGTGTGCTTGCCATAGCTCTCGCCCTTTCCCCGAAAATTCTTTTTGCGGACGAACCGACCACCGCCCTTGATGTTACCGTGCAGGCGCGTATGCTCGACTTGTTAAAAGATATTCAGAAAAAAACGGGCATCGCCATTGTTATTGTCACCCATGACCTTGGCGTTGTTGCAAAAATAGCGGATAAAGTCGCCATTATGTATGCCGGAAAAATTATTGAAACAGGCACCGCCCAAGAAATTTTTTATCAGGCGAGACACCCCTATACATGGGCTTTGCTTGGCGCTTTGCCTTCATTAACAGCGCCAAAAAGCAAACTGAACCCCATTCAGGGCATGCCTCCCTCTCTTATCAATCCCCCGAAAGGCGACGCTTTCGCTTACCGCAACGAATATGCTTTGGCTGTTGATTATACATGCCATCCTCCCATGTTTTCCCTTTCCGACACCCATGCCGCGGCAACATGGCTTTTGGATGAACGTGCCCCGCACATCGCCCCGCCGCAGTTCATACAAAAAACTTCGCTTAAAAAATTATGA
- a CDS encoding ABC transporter substrate-binding protein has translation MKIPFMKNLFQKLKIPALFLIALCFMPSAAAQNAFAQDTANTLVYAGENEDTINPILNEHQELPTIIFSGLLKYDGKGNAIPDLAESFRYDEKSMTYTFKIREGVTWHDGTPFSLEDIIFTYNALTKDENLTSSILSNYEDIASVSSPAPQLLEIKMKRYNAAMLGNFTIGIIPKHLFEGKDINTAPANHHPIGTGRYKFIEWDTAGGMIILERNENYYGKVPNIERVIYKTVAVESTKALMLQAGEADLAWLNANYAENFRGKQGFKNIDFTTADYRSVSMDFRSEFWKNNADSIGILNYAVDKQAIINSVLNKQGIPAYSPIQLNAYGGNKKADIYPYDPEKFAEEMAKLGWKKNAQGIYERNGQKFSFTIQVRDYEEERIDIANITARQLQNAGVDMRIALVTRFDWKADYNGFLAGFAVQFDPDGIYKDFVTGASDNTMHYSNAEIDKLLKQGRVTADKEERKTIYRTFEEAYAKAPGHLLIAYLHGNYVSTERLSGLDTERVLGHHAVGVMWNIEDWTLTD, from the coding sequence ATGAAAATTCCGTTCATGAAAAACCTGTTTCAAAAACTCAAAATTCCTGCTCTGTTTCTCATCGCGCTTTGCTTTATGCCAAGTGCCGCCGCCCAAAACGCTTTTGCGCAGGACACGGCAAACACGCTTGTTTACGCCGGCGAAAACGAAGATACTATCAATCCCATTCTGAACGAACACCAAGAACTGCCCACCATTATTTTTTCCGGTTTGCTCAAATACGACGGCAAAGGAAATGCCATTCCCGACCTTGCGGAATCTTTCCGGTACGATGAAAAAAGCATGACTTACACCTTTAAAATCCGTGAAGGCGTAACATGGCACGACGGAACCCCTTTCAGTCTTGAAGACATCATTTTCACCTACAATGCCTTGACAAAAGATGAAAATTTAACGTCTTCCATTTTAAGCAATTATGAAGATATCGCGTCCGTAAGCTCTCCGGCTCCGCAGCTTCTTGAAATAAAAATGAAACGCTATAATGCCGCCATGCTTGGCAATTTCACAATCGGCATTATTCCCAAACACTTGTTTGAAGGCAAGGACATCAACACCGCCCCTGCAAACCATCACCCAATCGGCACAGGACGCTATAAATTTATCGAATGGGATACGGCGGGAGGCATGATTATTTTGGAACGCAATGAAAATTATTACGGCAAAGTCCCCAATATTGAAAGAGTTATCTATAAAACCGTTGCAGTTGAAAGCACAAAAGCCCTTATGCTTCAAGCGGGGGAAGCAGACCTCGCATGGCTCAACGCAAATTATGCGGAAAACTTCCGCGGAAAGCAAGGGTTCAAAAACATTGATTTCACTACTGCCGACTACCGTTCCGTTTCCATGGATTTCAGAAGTGAATTTTGGAAAAACAATGCGGACTCCATCGGCATTTTAAATTATGCGGTGGACAAACAAGCCATTATTAACAGCGTTCTCAACAAACAAGGCATTCCCGCTTACAGCCCTATCCAGCTTAATGCTTACGGCGGAAATAAAAAAGCGGATATTTATCCTTATGACCCGGAAAAATTCGCAGAAGAAATGGCGAAACTCGGCTGGAAAAAAAATGCACAGGGCATATATGAGCGGAACGGACAAAAATTTTCCTTTACCATCCAAGTCCGTGACTACGAAGAAGAACGCATCGATATTGCAAATATCACAGCCCGCCAGCTGCAAAACGCCGGTGTTGACATGCGTATCGCCCTTGTCACCCGCTTTGACTGGAAAGCCGATTATAACGGTTTTTTGGCAGGCTTTGCCGTACAATTTGACCCTGACGGCATATATAAGGATTTCGTAACAGGCGCAAGCGACAACACCATGCACTACTCCAACGCGGAAATCGACAAATTGCTCAAACAAGGACGCGTCACAGCGGACAAAGAAGAAAGGAAAACAATTTACCGAACGTTTGAGGAAGCCTATGCCAAAGCTCCGGGACATTTGCTCATTGCCTATCTGCATGGCAATTATGTAAGCACGGAACGTTTAAGCGGTTTGGACACGGAACGGGTACTCGGACACCATGCCGTCGGAGTCATGTGGAATATCGAAGACTGGACGCTAACCGATTAA
- a CDS encoding ABC transporter permease, whose product MKNTAQQNQFPAISEPSLTKEDFKLVGANYQQEPQEITPKKRRDSTFPFFSAVLLCAVILACFFSHLFVNHDPAQFYLSHLNEAPNKEFWFGTDSLGRDIFSVLWNGGRTSLLIGIASSFIATVIGITYGCISGCASSLIDTIMMRIAELFQSIPVLLTLLLLLSLREKQSVFSISVIIGITSWFALARIVRAEIRQIRNSEYIVYSRHTGASFFWIMRKHLIPNVISAVMFIVISSVSVNMAMEATLSFLGLGLPPEELSLGSMLALSNRALLLNTWWVILFPGLFLIVTLFCITQIGHSFRQENCKGFSNL is encoded by the coding sequence ATGAAAAATACCGCACAACAAAACCAATTTCCAGCAATATCCGAGCCTTCCCTTACAAAAGAAGATTTTAAACTTGTGGGTGCGAATTATCAGCAAGAACCTCAAGAAATCACGCCGAAGAAAAGGAGGGACAGCACATTTCCCTTCTTTTCGGCGGTATTGTTATGCGCTGTCATTCTCGCCTGTTTTTTCTCCCATTTGTTTGTCAACCACGATCCCGCACAATTCTATCTTTCCCACTTGAATGAAGCGCCGAACAAAGAATTTTGGTTTGGCACGGATTCTTTGGGCCGCGATATTTTTTCCGTGCTTTGGAACGGGGGCAGAACCTCGCTTCTTATCGGCATTGCAAGCAGTTTCATCGCAACGGTTATCGGCATCACGTATGGCTGCATTTCCGGCTGTGCTTCTTCTTTGATTGATACAATCATGATGAGAATCGCAGAACTTTTTCAAAGCATTCCTGTTTTGCTCACCCTTTTGCTGCTCCTTTCCTTACGGGAAAAGCAAAGTGTATTTTCCATTTCCGTAATTATCGGCATAACAAGCTGGTTCGCCTTAGCCCGTATCGTGCGGGCGGAAATCCGCCAAATACGCAACAGTGAATATATCGTATATTCACGGCACACAGGCGCTTCCTTTTTTTGGATAATGCGTAAGCATTTAATACCAAATGTCATTTCAGCCGTTATGTTCATTGTGATTTCCTCGGTCAGTGTCAATATGGCAATGGAAGCGACGCTCAGCTTTTTAGGGCTCGGTCTGCCTCCGGAAGAACTTTCCTTAGGCAGCATGCTTGCTCTTTCCAACCGGGCTTTGCTCTTGAATACATGGTGGGTCATTTTGTTCCCGGGCTTATTCTTAATCGTGACACTTTTTTGCATCACACAAATCGGACACAGTTTCAGACAAGAAAATTGCAAAGGTTTCAGCAACTTATAA
- a CDS encoding ABC transporter permease — translation MMKHALIRHKSFSAACAGMKLCFQLAAMLFILALLVFYISRLTPGDPLQSFYGDAVQSMTQEQLDAARVRLGLNDSIWVQFVKWTEQTLRGNFGISLRYKRPVLEIVLPLLKNTLILGVISYVLVFSLAIGLALVCARFENKWIDKIICKIGTMAFYTPAFWLGVVFVLIFSINLKWLPASGAYDFGKANSPLNRAAHLVLPVSIMIISHFWYYAYMIRNKLLDETRKDYVLLARAKGLGKMQVLTKHCLRNVMPTIINIMAVSVPHLISGTYVVETVFNYPGIGLLAVSSAKYHDYNLLMLIVLITGFLIIISSFIAQYVNEHIDPRMKNTDIITL, via the coding sequence ATGATGAAGCATGCACTCATACGCCATAAATCCTTTTCCGCCGCCTGCGCCGGAATGAAACTTTGTTTTCAGCTTGCCGCCATGCTTTTCATTTTGGCGCTTCTTGTTTTTTACATTTCACGCCTCACCCCCGGAGACCCTTTGCAGTCTTTTTACGGGGACGCCGTGCAAAGCATGACCCAGGAACAGCTTGACGCCGCCCGCGTACGGCTTGGCTTGAACGACAGTATCTGGGTGCAGTTTGTCAAATGGACAGAACAAACGCTGCGAGGAAATTTCGGTATTTCCTTACGCTATAAAAGACCCGTGCTTGAAATTGTTCTGCCGCTTCTGAAAAATACGCTTATTCTCGGCGTTATTTCCTATGTTCTTGTTTTCTCTCTCGCCATAGGGTTGGCGCTTGTCTGCGCAAGGTTTGAAAACAAGTGGATTGACAAAATCATTTGTAAAATAGGCACAATGGCTTTTTATACGCCCGCTTTTTGGCTAGGGGTCGTTTTTGTGTTGATTTTCAGTATAAACCTGAAATGGCTGCCCGCAAGCGGCGCCTATGATTTTGGAAAAGCGAACAGTCCGCTCAACCGTGCCGCTCACCTTGTTCTGCCTGTCAGCATAATGATTATCAGCCATTTTTGGTATTACGCCTATATGATACGCAACAAGCTTTTGGACGAAACCCGCAAAGATTACGTTTTGTTGGCAAGAGCGAAAGGATTGGGCAAAATGCAAGTGCTGACAAAACATTGTTTGCGTAACGTGATGCCCACGATAATCAATATCATGGCTGTTTCCGTTCCTCACCTCATCAGCGGGACCTATGTCGTCGAAACCGTTTTCAACTACCCTGGCATTGGCTTACTGGCTGTTTCTTCAGCCAAATACCACGATTACAATTTGCTGATGCTCATTGTTCTCATTACCGGGTTTCTCATAATCATCAGCAGTTTCATCGCCCAATACGTCAACGAACATATCGACCCGAGAATGAAAAACACGGATATCATCACACTATGA
- a CDS encoding tRNA (mnm(5)s(2)U34)-methyltransferase yields the protein MNNQQKQNGFVPPHSGADRPSLPDVLAHSALQRAVCAVSRQCERIYCIDATAGNGHDTCFLAGLGKALQQDVRVLACDVQEQALVNTAERLKQCGLEAELILCGHEKILEYLPQDVLLAGAVFNLGYLPGKERKENFVATKAETSLEALEKICMRLVPQGCISVHCYTGHKGGLEEYRAVSGFVSRLEPKLWRVLCVSDMNREHYLEYLFVLEKLQIRKRGNHDQSNCKKFI from the coding sequence ATGAATAATCAGCAAAAACAAAACGGCTTTGTTCCGCCTCATTCCGGGGCGGACCGTCCCTCCTTGCCGGATGTTTTGGCACACAGTGCGTTGCAGCGCGCGGTATGTGCCGTTTCCCGGCAATGCGAGAGAATTTATTGTATAGACGCAACAGCAGGAAACGGGCATGACACGTGTTTTTTGGCAGGACTTGGCAAGGCTTTGCAGCAGGATGTCCGTGTGCTTGCTTGCGATGTGCAGGAACAGGCGCTCGTCAATACCGCTGAACGTTTGAAGCAATGCGGACTGGAAGCGGAACTCATTCTTTGTGGGCATGAAAAAATTCTTGAATATTTGCCTCAAGATGTTCTTTTGGCAGGGGCGGTTTTTAATCTCGGTTATCTTCCCGGAAAAGAGCGGAAAGAAAATTTTGTCGCTACAAAAGCGGAAACAAGCCTTGAGGCTTTGGAAAAAATTTGCATGCGTCTTGTTCCTCAGGGCTGTATCAGTGTGCATTGTTATACGGGGCATAAAGGAGGGCTTGAGGAATACCGGGCGGTTTCAGGTTTTGTTTCAAGGCTTGAACCGAAGCTCTGGCGCGTTCTTTGTGTTTCCGATATGAACAGGGAACATTATTTGGAGTATCTTTTCGTATTGGAAAAATTACAAATAAGGAAAAGGGGAAACCATGATCAAAGTAATTGCAAAAAATTTATTTAA
- a CDS encoding putative quinol monooxygenase: MIKVIAKNLFKQGSIENALSLYEELVEKSRAEKGCLSYELFQDIENPCILTMLETWESKEYLKAHSESEHFKRIVPQLGKMREQHEINVYAKIL; the protein is encoded by the coding sequence ATGATCAAAGTAATTGCAAAAAATTTATTTAAACAAGGAAGCATTGAAAACGCTCTTTCATTATATGAAGAGTTGGTTGAAAAATCACGTGCCGAAAAAGGCTGTCTTTCTTATGAGTTATTTCAGGATATCGAAAATCCGTGTATTTTGACCATGCTTGAAACTTGGGAAAGCAAAGAATATTTGAAAGCGCATTCCGAATCGGAGCATTTTAAAAGAATTGTGCCGCAACTCGGGAAAATGCGGGAACAACATGAAATAAATGTGTATGCAAAAATTTTGTAG